Proteins co-encoded in one Papaver somniferum cultivar HN1 chromosome 5, ASM357369v1, whole genome shotgun sequence genomic window:
- the LOC113279130 gene encoding Werner Syndrome-like exonuclease has translation MGIFIHDLPNHYPETQQVYSVIIDDDRIRTVVTKYSSTVDHWISRINSDYNGVLDHFIVGLDVEWRPAYGRYRNPVATLQLCVGRRCLIFQIKHADEIPFSLVEFLGDPDFTFIGVGIDEDVKKLDDDYDLEVEVVVDLRYLAADRYNSKALKNAGLMELAGIVSK, from the coding sequence atgggAATTTTCATTCATGATCTTCCAAATCACTACCCAGAAACACAACAAGTTTACTCTGTAATCATAGACGATGATCGAATCAGAACAGTCGTCACTAAGTATTCTTCAACAGTTGATCATTGGATTAGCAGGATTAACAGTGATTACAATGGAGTACTAGATCATTTTATCGTTGGTCTTGATGTAGAATGGAGACCTGCTTATGGACGTTACAGAAATCCAGTAGCAACATTACAACTCTGTGTTGGTCGTAGATGTTTGATTTTCCAAATCAAACATGCAGATGAAATCCCTTTTTCTCTTGTTGAGTTTCTCGGAGACCCTGATTTTACATTTATTGGGGTTGGGATCGATGAAGATGTTAAGAAacttgatgatgattatgacttaGAAGTTGAGGTTGTTGTTGATCTTAGGTATTTGGCTGCTGATAGGTATAATTCGAAGGCACTCAAGAATGCTGGGTTGATGGAATTGGCTGGAATTGTATCAAAATAA